One part of the Halostagnicola larsenii XH-48 genome encodes these proteins:
- a CDS encoding antitoxin VapB family protein, which translates to MATKTISLDEEAYERLKARKNEGESFSETVKRLAGERSWNEVTGILSEEEATDLESAIEDGRARSTERSNRLTAALDEAVDDEKPE; encoded by the coding sequence ATGGCGACGAAAACGATTTCACTCGACGAAGAAGCGTACGAGCGCCTGAAGGCTCGGAAGAACGAAGGGGAAAGCTTCAGTGAAACCGTCAAACGCCTCGCGGGAGAACGGTCGTGGAACGAAGTTACGGGCATCCTCTCCGAGGAGGAAGCGACGGACCTCGAGAGCGCTATCGAGGACGGACGCGCTCGGTCCACAGAACGGAGTAACCGCCTCACAGCAGCGCTAGACGAAGCTGTTGACGACGAGAAGCCGGAATGA
- a CDS encoding AI-2E family transporter — translation MAVFDGWDGKRSLWVGVGLIIAALIGIALFRYVGTVLFAIFVYYATRPLYRQLDRFIDHPNVTATVTILFVILPMAVVIAYTGIVALQELNQFLASSDLEAYRSYLQPYLRLAREGDVGGLRDAFQDGSGGSFGSIVRQGVPGTLGQLQSIGGYVFSVLARFFLMLTILFYLLRDDKKVRRWFYESIDHDEEVVSYLEAVDDDLETIFLSNIAVIAVAAVTAAITYAALNYFVSDGVVVATPVLLSLLIGIGTLIPAVGMKIVYVPYGLALLGLALTTPTPYWHPVAFFVLTFVVVDTIPDFFARSYLSAQSGVHMGLVLLGYFLGTLAFGWYGLFLGPIVVVLAVHFASMIFPALSSDFLGE, via the coding sequence ATGGCTGTTTTCGACGGATGGGACGGAAAACGTTCCCTCTGGGTCGGCGTTGGACTGATCATTGCGGCGTTGATCGGAATTGCACTCTTCAGATACGTGGGGACTGTCCTCTTCGCGATATTTGTCTACTACGCGACGCGTCCATTATATCGCCAACTCGATCGTTTCATCGACCACCCGAACGTGACGGCGACGGTCACGATACTATTCGTTATCCTTCCCATGGCGGTGGTTATCGCCTACACAGGCATCGTCGCGCTTCAAGAACTGAATCAATTTCTCGCCTCGAGCGACCTCGAGGCGTATCGGTCGTATCTCCAGCCGTATCTGCGATTGGCCAGAGAGGGCGACGTCGGCGGACTTCGAGACGCATTCCAAGACGGTTCCGGCGGCTCTTTCGGGTCCATCGTTCGCCAGGGTGTACCGGGAACCCTGGGACAACTGCAGTCGATCGGCGGCTACGTCTTCTCGGTTCTCGCTCGATTCTTTCTCATGCTCACGATTCTCTTCTATCTCCTGCGTGACGATAAGAAGGTCCGACGGTGGTTTTACGAGAGCATCGACCACGACGAGGAGGTCGTTTCCTACCTCGAGGCAGTCGATGACGACCTCGAGACGATCTTTCTCAGCAATATCGCGGTCATTGCGGTCGCAGCCGTAACAGCAGCGATAACGTACGCGGCTCTCAACTACTTCGTCTCGGACGGGGTCGTCGTCGCGACGCCGGTGTTGCTCTCGCTGCTCATCGGAATCGGGACGCTGATACCGGCGGTCGGCATGAAAATCGTCTACGTCCCGTACGGACTGGCGCTACTCGGACTCGCGCTGACGACGCCGACGCCATACTGGCACCCGGTCGCGTTCTTCGTTCTCACGTTCGTCGTCGTCGACACGATCCCCGATTTCTTCGCGCGGTCGTACCTGTCCGCACAGAGCGGCGTCCACATGGGACTCGTTCTGCTTGGATACTTCCTCGGAACCCTCGCGTTCGGCTGGTACGGGCTCTTCCTCGGACCGATCGTCGTCGTCCTCGCGGTCCATTTTGCGTCTATGATCTTTCCCGCTCTCAGTAGCGATTTCCTCGGCGAGTAA
- a CDS encoding potassium channel family protein produces MRELRDVEGLHPRDLTQRQRLLLLFVAGLVLIVLFYTIVYNWGMRVLEDRPQSLFRSLNTVVETMTTTGYGADSPWTTPAMNTLMVTIQLSGVVIGFITLRVLVIPLFERTPLNLDDRLTTKDDHVVIAEYQRDTGILLDELEKLDTDYVLIESDEEAAKRLSDDGYQAINGDPEERADLERATIERASLLITDAGDKTASIVLTALEGNEDLRVVSFTGSTRHEAALRKIGVDRNVAPHALIGQSLAKKSMTPAVAGERSDEIEIREILVRRDSPHHGVRVRDSPIVNHPNLTLVAGWFGGELRLPPSPDDKLTPNTVLVIAGPESELDEIMNEVAGVRSRRIEAPSKTIVAGFGEGGTAAAEAFPEDLSVTTIDNSEGCAPDIVGDVTEPETLRKAGIDDASALIVTVDTDSTALLTVAVARSISSDIEVLVRVTEGEKTKAAFSAGADYVLSIQQVSARLVASEVHGERVVDPTSQIRLVWADVAQFAGESLADARRNTDRGWAPIGVSRDDSILTDERTTIRANDEVLIAGSDAAIQEFERTVDAS; encoded by the coding sequence ATGCGCGAACTCCGCGATGTTGAGGGACTACATCCGCGAGACCTCACGCAACGCCAACGGTTACTGCTACTCTTCGTAGCCGGCCTCGTTCTCATCGTTCTCTTTTATACGATCGTCTACAATTGGGGGATGCGAGTCCTCGAGGACCGTCCTCAGTCTCTCTTTCGGTCGTTAAACACGGTGGTCGAGACGATGACGACGACTGGATACGGCGCAGACTCGCCCTGGACGACGCCGGCGATGAATACGTTGATGGTCACGATCCAATTGAGCGGGGTCGTTATCGGATTCATCACGCTGCGCGTCCTCGTCATCCCGCTCTTCGAGCGGACACCGCTGAACCTCGACGACCGCCTCACGACCAAAGATGATCACGTCGTCATCGCGGAGTACCAGCGCGATACCGGAATCCTCCTCGATGAACTCGAGAAACTCGATACCGACTACGTCCTCATCGAGTCCGACGAGGAGGCAGCAAAGCGCCTTTCGGACGACGGCTATCAGGCCATCAACGGCGATCCCGAGGAACGGGCAGACCTCGAGCGTGCGACGATCGAACGGGCGTCGCTGCTCATCACCGACGCCGGAGACAAAACAGCGAGCATCGTCCTGACTGCGTTAGAAGGCAACGAAGACCTACGAGTGGTTAGTTTCACGGGATCGACGCGCCACGAGGCAGCACTCAGGAAAATCGGCGTCGACCGGAACGTCGCTCCGCACGCGCTGATCGGCCAGTCGCTGGCCAAAAAATCGATGACGCCGGCTGTGGCCGGCGAACGGTCCGACGAGATCGAGATCCGCGAGATACTCGTCCGTCGGGATAGCCCGCACCACGGCGTCCGGGTGCGTGACTCCCCAATCGTGAACCACCCGAACCTGACGCTGGTCGCTGGATGGTTCGGCGGCGAGTTGCGTCTGCCGCCATCGCCCGACGACAAACTCACGCCTAACACTGTGCTGGTTATCGCCGGACCGGAGAGCGAACTCGACGAAATCATGAATGAGGTCGCGGGCGTCCGGTCGCGACGCATTGAGGCCCCCTCGAAGACCATCGTCGCCGGCTTCGGAGAGGGTGGCACTGCGGCTGCGGAGGCGTTCCCGGAGGATCTCTCGGTCACAACTATCGACAACTCGGAAGGGTGTGCCCCCGACATCGTCGGTGACGTTACGGAGCCTGAAACGCTCCGCAAAGCCGGTATCGACGACGCTTCGGCACTGATCGTCACCGTCGACACGGATTCTACCGCGTTGTTGACCGTGGCGGTAGCCCGGTCGATCTCGAGCGATATAGAAGTTCTCGTGCGTGTTACCGAGGGAGAAAAGACCAAGGCCGCATTCAGCGCAGGGGCAGACTACGTCCTCTCGATCCAGCAGGTATCCGCTCGGCTAGTCGCGTCGGAGGTACACGGTGAACGAGTCGTGGATCCGACCAGTCAGATTCGTCTCGTGTGGGCCGATGTGGCCCAGTTTGCCGGCGAGTCACTGGCCGATGCCCGTCGTAATACCGACCGGGGATGGGCACCGATCGGTGTTTCGCGTGACGACAGCATCCTGACCGACGAACGCACCACCATCAGAGCCAACGACGAAGTGCTTATCGCGGGAAGCGATGCTGCAATTCAGGAGTTCGAGCGAACGGTCGATGCCTCGTGA
- a CDS encoding chorismate mutase: MTQDSPKDGENRKPEEMDLDELREEIRTIDQELVELIAQRTYVADTIAAVKDERDLPTTDEKQEEQVMERAGENAAQFDLDPNLVKATFRMLIELNKVHQRENR; encoded by the coding sequence ATGACTCAGGACTCACCAAAAGACGGGGAGAATCGAAAGCCGGAGGAGATGGATCTCGACGAGCTTCGCGAGGAGATCCGGACGATTGACCAGGAACTGGTCGAACTCATCGCCCAGCGAACGTACGTCGCGGACACCATCGCCGCGGTCAAAGACGAACGGGACCTGCCGACGACCGACGAGAAACAGGAAGAACAGGTCATGGAACGAGCCGGGGAAAACGCAGCGCAGTTCGACCTCGACCCGAACCTCGTCAAGGCGACGTTTCGGATGTTGATCGAACTGAACAAGGTCCATCAGCGCGAGAATCGGTAA
- a CDS encoding CopG family ribbon-helix-helix protein, which translates to MRTSFSIPDEVVEEFDQVWQEQELENRSRAVREAMLEYIESHSRLEETSGDVVALVAFDYRHHEVIRELHAVQHRYQDVILNTSHTHHGEWCLESLFCRGSAEQVRELTYRLRDFDGVRRVKVMVIRDSAE; encoded by the coding sequence ATGCGAACGAGCTTCAGTATCCCCGATGAAGTCGTCGAAGAGTTTGACCAGGTGTGGCAAGAACAGGAACTCGAAAACAGGTCGCGGGCGGTCAGAGAAGCGATGCTCGAGTATATCGAATCACACTCGCGCCTCGAGGAGACGAGCGGTGACGTCGTCGCGCTCGTCGCCTTCGATTATCGTCACCACGAGGTAATTCGAGAGCTTCACGCCGTTCAGCACAGGTATCAGGACGTGATCCTCAATACGAGTCACACACACCACGGCGAATGGTGTCTCGAGTCGCTGTTCTGTCGGGGGTCAGCCGAGCAAGTTCGGGAGTTGACTTATCGACTCCGCGACTTCGACGGTGTGCGGCGAGTGAAAGTGATGGTGATCAGAGATAGCGCGGAATGA
- a CDS encoding heavy metal translocating P-type ATPase: MTACTLCGLPTGSRPVREADLEGEFCCRGCLEVHRAVEGMSDADDTGPLESITPAELTDEIGATASASSAALSEAPLESDQGTLEPDQELPDGEFETAFLSLEGMHCTTCERFLEAVATKTDGISSARASYATEMIRLRYDPDEIERDELSAAISGFGYRAVEPAGERDDAGFDLGKYRTILAVLLAMPVMAPYLLFIYPTYLGIYPASFLYGSTVRLMVFVPLALWSTLIVLVLGYPIFRSAYVSLVVRRPTVDVLISIAVLAAYAYSFVALALGSRHVYFDVAVMVLVVVTVGNRVETTVKRRAVGTHAALAATRETTVQLLADDGSTSEVDRDACEPGERIIVTAGDRIPFDGRVVEGTGTVDEAFMTGEPVPLSASTGDAVIGGSILTDGTLVVEIDDTASTLDRLVELLWNVQSTDAGVQRLVNTFAVVFVPLVVVVAGAATALWLAIGQPPSEAILIGLSVLVVSCPCSLGIATPLALAAGSARAAENNTAVLSTNVLERITNSEIVVFDKTGTLTTGEMTVETVVADDPDAVLERAGAVESRSNHPIAAAIVDAAPAVDATVDSFDSGPRSVSATVDGKRVTVGHPETFRAESDRRSGSETWEFPDRLAEAVTSTREDGFQPTVVGWDGVVRGVVAIRDRPRDNWKSVVSTLSSEDRRIVVLTGDDERATRWLRSHPDVDDVFAGVRPESKEAILRRLREEGTTTMIGDGTNDAPALARADVGIALEEGTDIAVDAADVVVRDADLEAIPTFFAISRSTRRRIRQNLGWAVCYNIVAIPLAVAGLINPLIAAVMMGVSSLIVVINSGRGSLRRHSTKVADDSVR, encoded by the coding sequence ATGACGGCCTGTACGCTCTGTGGACTTCCCACCGGCTCCCGACCGGTTCGCGAGGCGGACCTCGAGGGAGAGTTCTGCTGTCGTGGCTGCCTCGAGGTCCACCGGGCCGTCGAGGGGATGTCGGACGCCGACGATACGGGACCGCTCGAATCGATCACGCCCGCCGAACTGACCGACGAAATCGGCGCGACGGCATCCGCTTCGAGCGCCGCGCTCTCCGAAGCGCCGCTCGAGTCCGATCAGGGGACGCTCGAACCCGACCAGGAGCTGCCGGACGGCGAGTTCGAAACGGCGTTTCTCTCCCTCGAGGGGATGCACTGTACGACGTGCGAGCGATTTCTCGAGGCAGTGGCGACGAAGACCGACGGGATCTCCAGCGCGCGTGCCAGCTACGCGACCGAAATGATTCGGCTTCGGTACGATCCGGACGAAATCGAGCGCGACGAGCTATCGGCTGCGATCAGCGGCTTTGGTTACCGCGCCGTCGAACCCGCCGGTGAGCGCGACGACGCCGGATTCGACCTCGGTAAGTACCGAACGATCCTGGCGGTCCTGCTCGCGATGCCCGTTATGGCGCCGTACCTGCTGTTTATCTACCCGACCTATCTGGGAATCTATCCGGCATCGTTTCTGTACGGCTCGACGGTGCGGCTGATGGTGTTCGTTCCGCTTGCCCTCTGGAGCACGCTCATCGTCCTCGTTCTCGGCTATCCGATCTTCAGAAGTGCCTACGTCAGCCTCGTCGTCCGCCGACCGACGGTCGACGTGCTGATCTCGATCGCCGTACTCGCGGCCTACGCGTACTCGTTCGTAGCCCTCGCGCTCGGTTCCCGCCACGTCTACTTCGACGTCGCGGTGATGGTGCTCGTCGTCGTCACCGTCGGGAACCGGGTCGAAACGACCGTCAAACGACGAGCGGTCGGAACCCACGCAGCCCTCGCCGCAACTCGAGAGACGACCGTTCAACTGCTCGCGGACGACGGGTCGACATCGGAGGTCGATCGGGACGCGTGCGAACCGGGTGAGCGGATCATCGTCACGGCCGGCGACCGAATCCCATTCGACGGGAGGGTCGTCGAGGGGACGGGGACCGTCGACGAGGCGTTCATGACGGGCGAACCCGTTCCGCTCTCGGCGTCGACCGGCGACGCGGTCATCGGCGGCTCCATCCTTACCGACGGGACGCTCGTCGTCGAAATCGACGACACCGCGAGTACGCTGGATCGACTCGTCGAACTGCTGTGGAACGTCCAGAGCACCGACGCCGGCGTCCAGCGGCTCGTCAATACGTTTGCCGTGGTGTTCGTACCGCTGGTCGTCGTCGTCGCGGGGGCCGCAACGGCTCTCTGGCTGGCCATCGGGCAGCCGCCGAGCGAGGCGATACTTATCGGGCTCTCCGTCCTCGTCGTCTCGTGTCCGTGCTCGCTCGGGATTGCCACGCCGCTGGCGCTCGCCGCGGGTAGCGCTCGAGCGGCCGAAAACAACACGGCCGTCCTGTCGACGAACGTCCTCGAGCGGATCACGAACTCCGAGATCGTCGTCTTCGATAAGACCGGGACGCTCACCACCGGCGAGATGACCGTCGAAACCGTCGTCGCGGACGATCCGGATGCCGTCCTCGAGCGAGCCGGGGCCGTCGAATCGCGGTCGAATCATCCGATCGCAGCGGCGATTGTCGACGCCGCGCCCGCGGTGGATGCCACGGTCGATTCGTTCGACAGCGGGCCACGGTCCGTCTCGGCGACCGTCGACGGTAAGCGTGTCACGGTGGGTCACCCGGAGACGTTCCGTGCCGAGTCCGACCGACGGTCCGGCTCGGAAACGTGGGAATTTCCCGACCGCCTCGCCGAAGCCGTCACGTCGACGCGCGAGGACGGCTTCCAGCCTACCGTCGTCGGCTGGGATGGCGTCGTCCGCGGCGTCGTCGCGATCCGTGATCGCCCTCGAGACAACTGGAAAAGCGTCGTTTCCACCCTCTCGAGCGAGGACCGGCGGATCGTCGTGCTCACCGGCGACGACGAACGTGCGACCCGGTGGCTTCGATCCCACCCGGACGTCGACGACGTGTTCGCCGGCGTTCGGCCGGAATCGAAGGAAGCGATACTCCGACGGCTCCGCGAGGAGGGAACGACGACGATGATCGGCGACGGGACGAACGATGCGCCGGCGCTCGCACGCGCCGACGTGGGTATCGCCCTCGAGGAGGGGACGGACATCGCGGTGGACGCCGCTGACGTCGTCGTCAGGGATGCCGATCTCGAGGCGATCCCGACGTTCTTCGCGATTTCGCGCTCGACCCGCCGCCGGATCCGCCAAAATCTCGGCTGGGCGGTCTGTTACAACATCGTCGCCATCCCGTTAGCTGTGGCCGGTCTGATCAACCCGCTCATCGCCGCGGTGATGATGGGGGTCAGTAGCCTCATCGTCGTTATCAACTCCGGGCGCGGTTCGCTTCGACGGCACAGCACTAAAGTAGCGGACGACTCCGTACGATAA
- a CDS encoding helix-turn-helix transcriptional regulator: MLFTSASTPLEDIEFLARSEHRVTVLDTLTENAATRGDLRAATEASSSTVSRTLRAFEERNWISRSGNQYEATQLGAFVAAGMRDLINRLETERTLRDVWPWFPSEASGFTVEMVADATVTVAESDTPYAPVNRFLSLLRETEQFRFVGTDIALLEPCKDELRQQVISGMQTAIIDPPSVAEYILSTYRDHCSTVLERQNFTVELHDDLPSYGVSLFDDRIAISCYDPDSGMVRAVIDTDDPVARDWAESTFVAYRDEARPLTLEQSED; this comes from the coding sequence ATGTTATTTACTTCCGCCAGCACACCGCTCGAGGACATCGAGTTCCTCGCGCGGTCGGAACACCGAGTCACCGTGCTCGATACACTGACCGAGAACGCAGCGACTCGAGGCGATCTCCGAGCCGCAACTGAAGCCTCGTCCTCGACGGTTAGCCGGACGTTACGGGCGTTCGAAGAACGGAACTGGATCAGTAGAAGTGGTAATCAATACGAAGCAACACAGTTGGGCGCGTTCGTTGCCGCGGGGATGCGAGACCTGATCAATCGACTCGAGACCGAGCGAACGCTTCGCGATGTCTGGCCATGGTTTCCGAGCGAGGCAAGTGGGTTTACCGTCGAGATGGTCGCCGATGCGACAGTGACGGTTGCCGAATCCGACACTCCATACGCACCAGTCAACCGATTTCTGTCGTTGCTCCGGGAAACGGAGCAGTTTCGCTTCGTCGGCACCGATATCGCCCTGCTCGAGCCCTGTAAGGACGAGCTTCGTCAGCAGGTTATAAGCGGGATGCAGACGGCAATCATCGACCCGCCGAGCGTTGCCGAATACATCCTCTCGACGTACCGAGACCACTGTTCGACGGTCCTCGAGCGGCAGAATTTTACCGTCGAGCTACACGACGATCTGCCGTCCTACGGTGTCAGTCTCTTCGACGACCGAATCGCCATTAGCTGCTATGACCCGGACAGCGGGATGGTACGAGCGGTAATCGATACGGACGACCCCGTCGCACGAGACTGGGCGGAGTCGACGTTCGTGGCCTATCGCGATGAGGCTCGGCCATTGACGCTCGAGCAGTCCGAGGACTGA
- the udk gene encoding uridine kinase, translating into MSIPSYMIAIAGGTGAGKTTVSREIADAVGEAVTRIPLDNYYKDLSHLEYEERESVNYDHPSAFEWELLCEHLDSLSMGQAVEMPQYDFGVHNRKDETVSVEPTDVVILEGILSLYDEQILDMLDLRVYVMTDADVRILRRIQRDVIERGRDLEGVIDQYLGTVKPMHEQFVAPTKSDADIIIPEGANRVAVDLLTEKVQAELEGDSADGTEHGSFDSLEGSPSAVGTESDHQK; encoded by the coding sequence ATGAGCATTCCCTCGTACATGATCGCCATCGCCGGCGGAACTGGGGCCGGCAAGACGACGGTCTCTCGAGAAATCGCCGACGCCGTCGGGGAAGCGGTGACGCGGATTCCGCTCGATAACTACTACAAGGACCTCTCCCATCTCGAGTACGAGGAACGAGAATCAGTCAACTACGACCATCCCTCCGCGTTCGAGTGGGAACTCCTGTGTGAACACCTCGATTCCCTCTCGATGGGACAGGCGGTCGAGATGCCCCAGTACGATTTCGGCGTGCACAATCGCAAGGACGAGACGGTGTCGGTCGAACCCACCGACGTGGTGATACTCGAGGGAATCCTCTCGCTGTACGACGAGCAGATCCTCGACATGCTCGATTTGCGCGTCTACGTGATGACCGATGCGGACGTTCGCATTCTCCGTCGGATCCAGCGCGACGTCATCGAACGCGGGCGCGACCTCGAGGGCGTCATCGACCAGTATCTCGGGACGGTCAAGCCGATGCACGAGCAGTTCGTCGCGCCGACGAAATCGGATGCGGACATCATCATCCCCGAGGGGGCAAACCGAGTCGCGGTGGATCTGCTCACCGAGAAAGTTCAGGCGGAACTCGAGGGGGATTCGGCAGACGGAACGGAACACGGCTCGTTCGACTCGCTCGAGGGCTCTCCGTCGGCGGTCGGGACCGAATCAGACCACCAGAAGTAG
- a CDS encoding HalOD1 output domain-containing protein, producing the protein MTREELMSLRVVEKVANREGVPSSELSPPIYDVIDTDALDSLYGSTPDSRVQPTLEFTYKGYFVHIDSTGQVHVDEAGTALDPDAHGLSC; encoded by the coding sequence ATGACACGCGAAGAACTGATGAGCCTTCGAGTCGTCGAAAAAGTCGCGAATCGTGAAGGGGTCCCCTCCTCCGAGCTCTCCCCGCCGATTTACGACGTAATCGATACCGACGCGCTCGATTCGCTCTACGGTTCGACCCCCGACAGCAGAGTTCAGCCGACGCTCGAGTTCACCTACAAGGGATACTTCGTTCACATCGATTCGACGGGGCAAGTCCACGTCGATGAGGCGGGGACGGCCCTCGACCCGGACGCACACGGGCTGAGTTGCTGA
- a CDS encoding type II toxin-antitoxin system VapC family toxin — MIQDTSFIIDLLRGDENAKRLLEILEKESRPQRVSAVTILELYEGVARSQTPETKRERILDVLETKHVITADQTVMRKAGKLSGGLLNDGERIEREDCIIAATALLNDEPIITRNTKHFNRFDDLEVRSY; from the coding sequence ATGATTCAGGATACGTCGTTCATTATCGATTTATTGCGCGGAGACGAAAATGCGAAACGCCTTCTCGAGATCCTCGAAAAGGAGTCACGACCACAAAGAGTGTCCGCTGTGACGATACTCGAACTTTACGAGGGCGTCGCCCGTTCACAGACACCGGAAACGAAACGAGAGCGTATTCTCGACGTACTTGAAACGAAGCACGTCATAACCGCCGACCAAACGGTAATGCGGAAAGCCGGTAAACTCTCCGGTGGGCTACTCAACGACGGCGAGCGAATCGAGCGGGAAGACTGTATTATCGCCGCTACTGCCCTGCTGAACGATGAGCCAATCATCACCAGAAATACCAAACATTTCAACCGTTTCGATGACCTCGAAGTACGGTCGTACTAG
- a CDS encoding DUF5796 family protein, whose translation MSMRSNVAPSTLEVDLVDGGIVVHYLDGREAFYHGPPKAVEKSITTPPGKEVHVLVTDPDGIEGVMTYVNDRNTHDDILETTGVGRVMLEGTDEEELFPGVRVSTEAYSIRVEAEPAMVDGRVFVFAEDEMSEHAYELVAGEA comes from the coding sequence ATGAGCATGCGAAGCAACGTCGCCCCCAGTACGCTCGAGGTCGACCTGGTCGATGGCGGCATCGTCGTTCACTACCTCGACGGGCGCGAGGCGTTCTATCACGGGCCGCCGAAGGCGGTCGAGAAGTCGATAACGACGCCGCCGGGAAAGGAGGTTCACGTCCTCGTCACCGATCCGGACGGCATCGAGGGCGTGATGACCTACGTCAACGACCGGAACACGCACGACGACATCCTCGAAACGACCGGCGTCGGTCGTGTCATGCTTGAGGGAACCGACGAGGAAGAGCTGTTCCCCGGCGTTCGGGTCTCGACAGAAGCGTACTCGATCCGCGTCGAGGCTGAGCCGGCGATGGTCGACGGCCGCGTGTTCGTCTTCGCCGAGGACGAGATGAGCGAACACGCCTACGAACTCGTCGCGGGTGAGGCGTGA
- a CDS encoding formate/nitrite transporter family protein — translation MSIAPDPEEIFDRAVAEGQRRLDQSLLEATATSFIAGFTIVFGIASLGVVDALVEPQFGDVAHIAGALTFAVGVVFLVVGRSELFNENFFDPAAKAVDQEGSWLLGSLVRLWVLTLIGNLVGGFLFALVFAVDGVLPSGSAHALSRTAEEIIHRPMRGMFASAIIGGALVSLLSFLLQGVNSVRSRITMAYIVGFLLALGPFDHVIVTAIHVFFGLLFDASIGYGALAETIVIATAGNFVGGIGLVTFTHVAKVMGAEK, via the coding sequence GTGTCAATCGCTCCAGATCCGGAAGAGATATTCGACCGCGCAGTCGCGGAAGGCCAACGCCGGCTCGACCAGTCACTGCTCGAGGCCACGGCCACCAGCTTCATCGCGGGGTTCACTATCGTCTTCGGTATCGCCTCGCTCGGGGTCGTAGACGCGCTGGTCGAACCGCAGTTTGGCGACGTCGCACACATCGCAGGTGCGCTCACTTTCGCGGTCGGCGTCGTTTTCCTGGTTGTCGGCCGTTCGGAACTGTTCAACGAGAACTTCTTCGATCCGGCCGCGAAGGCGGTCGATCAGGAGGGGTCGTGGCTGCTCGGCTCGCTCGTTCGTCTCTGGGTCCTCACCCTCATCGGGAACCTCGTCGGCGGGTTCCTCTTCGCGCTCGTCTTTGCAGTCGATGGCGTCCTCCCGTCCGGATCGGCACACGCGCTCTCGCGGACCGCCGAAGAGATTATTCACCGCCCGATGAGAGGGATGTTCGCGAGCGCCATCATCGGCGGTGCGCTCGTGAGTCTTCTGTCGTTTCTCCTACAGGGCGTCAACAGCGTCCGGAGCCGCATTACAATGGCCTACATCGTCGGGTTTCTGCTTGCCCTCGGGCCGTTCGACCACGTAATCGTCACCGCGATACACGTCTTTTTCGGGCTTCTTTTCGACGCTTCGATCGGTTACGGAGCGCTGGCCGAAACGATCGTCATCGCGACTGCAGGGAACTTCGTCGGTGGAATCGGCCTCGTTACGTTCACCCACGTCGCCAAGGTGATGGGCGCGGAGAAGTGA
- a CDS encoding shikimate kinase, which produces MDGRAVSPAAGTVLNALATGTGSAFAIDLETTATVDLTNDGEIEASIADQPDADTTLIEYCAEMTLERYAEDAGLDAETVGARVRTESEIPMAAGLKSSSAAANATVIATLDALEIDDAVERVDACRLGVQAAREAGVTATGAFDDASASMLGGVTITDNTTDELLAHESVDWHALVYTPPEQAFSADADISDCERIAPMADLVAELALEGRYGEAMTVNGFAFCGALGFSTDPMLDVLPAVEGVSLSGTGSSFVAIGDRAQLEGVRERWDRRDGSTRLLRTRTDGTRTQ; this is translated from the coding sequence ATGGACGGCCGTGCTGTCTCCCCCGCCGCAGGAACGGTGCTGAACGCGCTCGCGACCGGAACCGGTTCAGCCTTCGCTATCGACCTCGAGACGACAGCGACGGTCGATCTGACCAACGACGGCGAAATCGAAGCTTCGATCGCCGACCAACCCGATGCGGACACGACGCTCATCGAGTACTGCGCCGAAATGACCCTCGAGCGCTACGCCGAGGACGCCGGACTCGACGCCGAAACGGTCGGGGCACGCGTTCGCACCGAGAGCGAGATTCCGATGGCTGCCGGACTCAAAAGCTCGAGTGCCGCGGCTAACGCGACGGTGATCGCGACGCTCGACGCCCTCGAGATCGACGACGCGGTCGAACGCGTCGACGCCTGTCGGCTCGGCGTACAGGCCGCTCGAGAGGCCGGCGTGACCGCGACCGGCGCGTTCGACGATGCCAGCGCGAGCATGCTCGGCGGCGTGACGATCACCGACAATACGACCGACGAACTACTCGCTCACGAGAGCGTCGACTGGCACGCGCTGGTCTACACGCCGCCGGAACAGGCGTTCAGCGCCGACGCGGATATCTCCGATTGCGAACGAATCGCGCCGATGGCGGATCTCGTCGCCGAACTCGCGCTCGAGGGGCGCTACGGCGAGGCGATGACCGTCAACGGCTTCGCCTTCTGTGGCGCGCTCGGGTTTTCCACCGATCCGATGCTCGACGTGTTGCCCGCAGTCGAGGGCGTCTCACTGTCCGGAACCGGCTCGAGCTTCGTTGCGATCGGCGATCGGGCGCAACTCGAGGGGGTTCGCGAACGCTGGGATCGCCGAGATGGATCGACGCGGTTGCTACGGACACGAACCGACGGAACACGAACACAATGA